From Calothrix sp. PCC 6303, a single genomic window includes:
- a CDS encoding (Fe-S)-binding protein, whose protein sequence is MQTSENPLQETANIKNLPGFDPINPPDPKLIDSCVHCGFCLSTCPSYRVLGKEMDSPRGRIYLMDAINEGEIALNTATVEHFDSCLGCLACVTTCPSGVQYDKLISATRHQVERNYSRSWIDNLVRKLIFSLFPYPNLLRIFLIPLFIYQKLGIQKLIRATGLLKLISPRLAAMDSILPEVTLKTFQNNLPTIIPSQTEKKYRVGVILGCVQRLFFSPVNEATVRVLTANGCEVVIPKSQGCCAALPEHQGQTEQAKALARQMIDSFADTEVDYIIINAAGCGHTLKEYHHILENDPEYAQKAKDFVAKVRDAQEFLADVGLTSKLSPISNKLLTMVYQDACHLLHGQKISVQPRQLLRQIPEVTIKEPLDAALCCGSAGVYNMLQPEVAEELGQQKVTNLLNTGAELIASPNPGCALQINKHLQLQGKSISVMHPMELLDLAIRGEKLKL, encoded by the coding sequence ATGCAAACCTCCGAAAATCCACTTCAAGAAACTGCAAATATTAAAAATCTTCCAGGATTTGATCCCATTAATCCACCTGATCCTAAACTAATCGATAGTTGCGTACATTGTGGATTTTGCCTCTCAACATGTCCTAGTTACCGCGTACTTGGAAAAGAAATGGATTCCCCTAGAGGTAGAATCTATTTAATGGATGCAATTAATGAAGGTGAAATTGCATTAAATACAGCAACAGTTGAACACTTTGATTCCTGCTTAGGTTGCCTTGCTTGTGTCACCACTTGCCCATCAGGTGTACAATACGACAAACTAATTTCAGCTACCCGTCACCAAGTAGAAAGAAACTATTCCCGAAGTTGGATTGATAACTTAGTTCGCAAACTTATATTTTCCCTCTTTCCCTACCCAAATTTATTACGTATCTTCCTCATACCCCTATTTATCTATCAAAAACTCGGCATCCAGAAACTAATTAGAGCTACAGGTTTACTCAAACTTATATCACCTCGCCTAGCAGCGATGGATTCAATTTTACCAGAAGTTACCCTCAAAACCTTTCAAAATAACCTACCTACAATTATCCCCAGTCAAACCGAGAAAAAATATCGAGTTGGTGTGATTTTAGGATGCGTCCAAAGATTATTTTTCTCCCCAGTTAATGAAGCAACCGTGAGAGTTTTGACAGCAAATGGTTGTGAAGTTGTAATTCCCAAAAGCCAAGGTTGTTGTGCTGCACTTCCCGAACACCAAGGGCAAACCGAACAAGCAAAAGCTTTAGCAAGGCAAATGATTGATAGCTTTGCTGATACTGAAGTCGATTATATAATCATCAACGCCGCAGGTTGTGGTCATACCCTCAAAGAGTATCATCACATCTTAGAAAATGATCCTGAATATGCCCAAAAAGCCAAAGATTTTGTTGCCAAAGTTAGAGATGCACAGGAATTTTTGGCAGATGTAGGTTTAACCAGCAAATTATCACCAATTAGCAACAAACTGTTGACAATGGTGTATCAAGATGCATGTCATTTATTGCATGGTCAAAAAATCAGTGTTCAACCTCGGCAGTTATTAAGACAAATACCCGAAGTCACCATTAAAGAACCCCTAGATGCGGCATTATGCTGTGGTAGTGCAGGAGTTTATAACATGTTGCAGCCCGAAGTTGCCGAAGAATTAGGTCAACAAAAAGTCACCAATTTATTAAATACGGGCGCAGAATTAATTGCATCACCAAACCCTGGTTGTGCATTGCAAATTAACAAACATTTGCAACTTCAAGGTAAGAGTATTTCTGTAATGCATCCCATGGAATTGTTAGATTTGGCAATCAGGGGAGAAAAATTGAAACTTTGA
- a CDS encoding FAD-binding oxidoreductase, with translation MSSDNLSGINVSDFVSIVGENAAFTWDDAEISNQIHIQRGIITDNLPNCVVYPQTQRQLASTIKLAHSNHWRVLVCGSGSKLDWGGLSTKVDLLISTERLNTLVEHAVGDLTVTVEAGMKFAQLQELIAVSNQFLPIDPTVPNSATIGGIIATGDNGSLRQRYGSVRDQVLGITFVRSDGEITKAGGRVVKNVAGYDLMKLFTGSYGSLGIITQATLRLYPKQEASGTVVLVGNMDAIASSANVLRGSALTPTQADIISTQVVANLGLGKGLGLIVRFQSIPESVTEQSKRLLEVGEKLGLQGTTYSHDEGKLWGRLQQQMQPNQNDTQITCKIGVSPTAAVEILSQVEVGLVHIGSGLGILHLENSSRIESTRSLCEQNGGFLTILTAPMEVKEKFDVWGYKGNALGMMQRIKRQFDPTNILNPGKFVGGI, from the coding sequence ATGTCCAGCGATAATTTATCGGGTATCAATGTTTCAGATTTTGTGTCTATAGTGGGCGAAAATGCGGCTTTTACTTGGGATGATGCGGAAATAAGTAATCAAATTCATATCCAAAGAGGAATTATTACTGATAATTTACCCAATTGTGTAGTTTACCCACAAACCCAAAGGCAATTGGCTAGTACTATTAAACTTGCACATAGTAACCATTGGCGAGTTTTGGTTTGTGGAAGTGGTAGTAAACTGGATTGGGGTGGATTGTCAACAAAAGTAGACCTATTAATTAGCACAGAAAGATTAAATACATTAGTTGAACACGCTGTTGGTGACTTGACGGTTACAGTGGAAGCAGGAATGAAGTTTGCTCAATTGCAAGAATTAATTGCAGTAAGCAATCAATTTTTACCCATAGATCCTACAGTCCCAAATTCTGCAACAATTGGTGGAATTATTGCTACAGGTGATAATGGTTCACTGCGACAACGTTACGGTAGTGTGCGCGATCAGGTTTTAGGTATAACTTTTGTCCGTAGTGATGGGGAAATTACTAAAGCGGGGGGAAGAGTTGTTAAAAATGTTGCTGGATATGACTTGATGAAATTATTCACAGGTTCCTACGGAAGCTTAGGGATTATAACCCAGGCGACACTGCGATTGTATCCTAAGCAGGAAGCATCAGGAACAGTCGTATTAGTGGGAAACATGGATGCGATTGCATCATCAGCTAACGTACTGCGAGGTTCGGCTTTAACTCCTACCCAAGCTGATATAATTTCCACTCAGGTGGTGGCAAATTTGGGTTTAGGGAAAGGATTGGGTTTAATAGTGAGATTTCAAAGTATCCCTGAAAGCGTTACAGAACAGTCAAAACGACTTTTAGAAGTTGGGGAAAAATTGGGTTTGCAAGGTACAACTTACTCCCATGACGAGGGGAAACTATGGGGGAGATTGCAACAACAAATGCAACCAAACCAAAATGATACCCAAATTACCTGTAAAATTGGAGTATCACCCACCGCAGCGGTGGAAATATTGAGCCAGGTGGAGGTAGGTTTAGTACACATAGGTAGTGGATTGGGGATACTGCACCTCGAAAATAGTAGCAGAATAGAGAGTACGCGATCGCTCTGTGAGCAGAATGGTGGTTTTTTAACTATTCTCACCGCACCAATGGAAGTCAAAGAAAAATTTGACGTGTGGGGTTACAAAGGAAACGCATTAGGAATGATGCAGCGCATTAAGCGGCAATTCGATCCTACAAATATCTTAAATCCCGGCAAATTCGTCGGAGGAATCTAA